A region of the Melanotaenia boesemani isolate fMelBoe1 chromosome 6, fMelBoe1.pri, whole genome shotgun sequence genome:
ACCTGCGGGAAGACAACAACACTGTGGAGAAGCTGGCAAAGAACAAACAGCGCCCCCTTTACCCTGAGAGTGGCGAGAAGCTGGCACGCGAGCTCAGGGCTGTTAAATATGTGGAGTGCTCCGCACTAACACAGGTATGGAGTGAATGTCCACCTTGCCTCAGCATTATACTTGTCAAAATTGACAGTTCAATTTCCTTATCTCATatgtgatttctttctttcttcttcttctcctgtttctttttttttcttctttttattcctcTTTAAACAGCGAGGGCTTAAGAATGTGTTTGATGAAGCCATACTGGCAGCCCTGGAGCCCCCTGAGACCAAAACTAAGAGGAAGTGTGTTCTCCTATAGATATGAATGTCAACAATAAGAGATAAAATGGTATAAGAATtgcatggatttttttttattggaaacaTCAACATCCATTAGaggaggtttaaaaaaaaaaaaaaaaaaaaaaaaaagggacaaacCAAATAAGATGGTGAGTGCTGTCCCGTTGAGAAGTATCCTAACACACATGTCCACTGTGCCTTACATGAAACTTTGAAAGAGGCTGAGGGTGTAAAACTTCCAGTGTCCAGTAAGTGCCACTTATCTCTTTTTCTCAAAGCTTTTATAAATCAGTGTTCTCTTTTAATATCCAGGTGGGGCAGGCCCCCCCCTGCCTCTTACCGCTCTgtgctccatttttttttaaaggaaatagtCTCTGAGAAAGTAGTTGTTACCTCACCCTGCGTTGTAAAATGGGATAGAGGGAAGTGGTAAAACATGGGCAAGTCAATGTTTAGTGGTACTTTTTCCTGGATTGAATAATAAAAGCCCAAGAGATTTATTGTCACTCCATCCAAGTAAAGCTGTATGTCATGGTTACTTTCCTCCAGTTCCCAGCTACTATTTTGGGAGGTCAGTTGCATTTTTATTACCAGTTTTAATTCTTcaggtgacttttttttcttcatgtgctttatataaattctttatttctgttttgggaaatttttatgtttattttttttattttttttttttttcttctttttgaaacttgaatttttatttcatccatcttttttctttaattgttatTTGACCAATGATAACAATTTaagttgtaatatttttaataactgaTGATGAACTTTTTCTAGTAAATATCTGGGAATTTGTAATCACaggatatttttaataaaattgttCTACTAAAAATGAATGGAGATACATTTTTGTACGTTTTTAGAAGGAATGTTGCTTGTTACGCGTGACAAAATACTAAAGTGAGAAATTTGGCCAAAAGATGACACTGAATGCACCCATTAACTACTACTGAACTACTTCTAGactgccagaaaaaaaaagcttgtcttGTTTTCCTTACCTGCTTCATAAGTGCATCAACTTTGAAATATTgaatatctattttatttttcatcgcTTTGGTCACAAAGCAGGGATCAATAGCTGCATCACAACTTCTTTATTCTATGGTATGAGGTACCAGGacataataaaaaatcattTGATATTTAAATGAGCTAAATATAATctcaaatgaacaaaagaagACGTATACTTCATCATTATTTGACAACAGCCACAATGCAGaggcactgtgtaaaaaaacaAGTCTAGCCTTACACAGGAATAAGGAGGGTGACTAtcagccaggtgctgctaatcaatTGATCATCATTAAGTATGTACACCTCTATAAAAGCCAGGACTTGTGCTATTTTCTGGTCTGGAGTATTTAGTTGTGTATAAACACAGTAGCAAGGAGGAAAGTCATCAGCTGGAACAGTTACCAAGAGAaaccctcttctctctaaaaagaacatggcagcacagcctATGTTTCCAATGTTGTGTctgaaaaaaccacaaaaactcTGAAACCATATCTTTTGGACAGTCGATACCAAAGTAGAGATGTTTAGCCATGATCCACAGCACCACTTATGGTCAAAACGaaacagcatatcagcacaaacctCTCACATCAGCTGTGAGATGTGATGGTGGAGGGTTGATGATTGGGGCTTCTTTTGAAGCCACAGAACTGGAGGACTTTGCCGTCGCTGAATTGACCATAAACTCTTTTGACTCCTAGAGTCAAATGTGAAGCCATCTGTTCAACTGCTGAAGCTGAAATCGGGTGATTCAACAAGACAATGATCCCATGCACAGGAGCAAAACTACAACAGAATGGcgggaaaagaaaaatatcaaggCGTTGGGGTGACTCAgacaaagtccagacctcaacttgATTGAAATGCTGTAGTGGGACATTTAGAGCTGTGCATAGTCGAGTGACCATACCATGTGAAGAAAGGTGGGCCAAAAGTCCTCCATAACAAAGTGAGAAAGTGATTATGCATAAAGAGGTTGCTGAATAACAGGTTCTACATGCTATAGAGAATGTGCATGTGACGTCACCATGACTTTGTCACGTGTGGAAACCCAGCTACAGAACAACCCAGCAGTTTCCATTTAATTCCATGTCTAAAACGTCCTTACCATAATAAAATCACCAGAGAGGTTAAAGGTCTTAATGatgcaaaaacaaatcagtacAAGCTGTGAACAATGAATAAAATTTAGGTTTAGATGTGTTTCCACCTGTTTCAGACTTAGACATCGgtctttactttgtgtttggtGTAAGTGCCTACACCTACACCTGCCATGAATTTAAAATTGAGActactgatcattaaatgttcatgcagccattttacaacCAGATGGAAGAAGACCGAGTCTACAAACTGTTGGCTGCAACTATGCTGTCATATTAATCATTTATATgttaattaaacttttattgTTCTGATATTTAGATTAcgaaattaaatatattatctATTCATCTATGTGGAttcatttctaaataaatgaatatattatggccattataaaaggaaaatgttgaaatatacaagattaaataattaatttaatacttCTTGTTTAAGCAAAAGAAGCAGTGGAATATGAAAGCAATCAAAGATATGaggaagtatatttattttatacaagaacaataaaatatacaaaaacttTTTACTGGCTTTGATGGAAGATCTACTCTGATAAGTCTGAAAAGAGTGAACAGTCCTGAATTTTTGACAGAACAAAACTGGGAGTCAGGTTACAGTCTAGCCGAGGAAAGTGACGTTCTCATCTGTACATGGGACTTTCTTCCATATTGGTACTGTTTCACTTAAAATCACATACTTATTGCATCTGCAGTCATTAACCCTTTCTACATGAATTCCCGGGTGTGCCACCTCACCACTCAGGTACtagttttaaatggttttattttaattgtgctCTTTAAGgacccataaaataaaatgtggggttccccaaagTTCATTTTTCAGCCCAgtgctttttaatttgtacatatTGCTACTTGGGGATGAATTATCAGCCCCAAAGACAAGAAAGAGATCATTTTCATcaaaactgcagcattttaaaCCCTCTCTGTGTGTGAGAAACTTGAGCgttctttttgactctgagctggattttatccgcacatttctctcttgccagcacatAGGTGTTGTGCATGCTTTTATCTCCAGTAgaatagattactgtaatacCCTGCTCTCTGCTCTTCCTAAAAGCAGAGTATTTCAAGTTTAGAGTTACTCCCGAATTAAGCAGCACATGTGCTGTCGAGAACCAAAGGACAGGCACACATCACCCCAGTTTTCTATGTGcgctttgtgtgcatgtgtgacagAGAGAGATAAAGAAAGTATGATTGCGCGTGTGTGTTTCCTAAACTGTTTTAACTTGAGTGTGTgatgacttttgtttttaacttaaaaaaaatgctgttgttgtggaaagcactttgtgttacttgttgtatgaaaagtgctttataaataaaatttgatttgatatatCCAAACCACAGCCAGCCAGAACCATATCACctggaaaagtttctgcagaAGTCTACTGTGTTCTGTGTTTATCACTGCACTGCCTTCAACATGGAAATGTATGAAATTCCActggttaatttcctttttgtgctcTTATCACGAAGTAACACAACTTGGTGAAAAAATGATGAGACCAAGACCACGTCCGAAAATGACAAATAAGATGGAGATCAAGATGAGAGCCACTGCTGAACCAATGTAAACAGAACTCGGGTTCCCCTAAACTGGCAAATCAATCCCACAGTTCTGTTCATGGTGACGTCGGTGCGCATTATCTGTTGATTTATAGGGTATACTAATACTTTTTTCTGCACTGTGGCTGAGTATTTAACTAAAGTCAGGACCAGATGATATTCTGTTATTACATTACTTTATATAAGATGAGATAGATAACTGCATGTAAGAAACCAAATTTCAgtccaaaacaaacaacaccagAACTCCATAGCCTTCATGTTCTTTACACTGCTCAAGTTAAACCTGTTGGCTGCATACATATTAATGTTTGGGGCtttttttgttgaaaaaatAGCTTTATTTAAGTTTGCTCACTTTGGACTATATGGTAGGGACTTGCATTCATGTGCTTCTACACCAGcttaagaataaaataaaaactttgattaCAGACAGAGTAACTTTTAAGTCCATCCCACAGTTGCTACGACATAAGTTTATAAAATACTATTTGTTAAACCTTTGAATTGCAGGACCTTAAACCAAGCAATTTCTCTAGTTAGGGACAAGACATACTGCAATACTGTGTCATATAGAAAACCATCATGGTAATAATAATGGTGCTTTTAGCATGCACATGTGCACAGCATATTTCTAAACTTGAGCAAACAAGTATAAAACGTTTAGATTCATTTGGAGTTTATTAAAAGGGATAGTTGTGTGTGTTCAGGAGCATATTTCAACTCTGCTGCTGGAGTTGAGAACAACTGCTCTTAAGCTTTTCTAAATGTTCAGCTATCTCCCCAAACATGTACAACCTGTGTTGATTTCTTTCATGTGGTACAGAAAAGAGGAGTTTTCAGTGGCCTTTTTTATGCAGTGGCATAGAAACACTGAATATAGATTATGCAGCTTAACACTTGCGGCTACTATTGCAGCATAAAAGTCAGCAGTAAAGTTCCATGGTGAGTTTTAACCAGGAAGGGATTAAAGTGCTGCTTTAATGTTGCACCATCCTTTGCACATGCAGCAGATTGGAATTAAAATCCAAACAGTTCTATTAAAACTAGGACCTTTCAGCAGGTGTTGAAAAAATATGGTAACTTTAACTTTGCTTCTAACCTTCAAATATGagtataaaaatacaaaaaataaaaataacagccacaaaaacaaaagaaaagatttgcACTATTAAGAAACCCAAACCCAGAATGGACAAGCTATTGTATTTATTAGATTTCTTCAACAGGCCTAAAAGCACTGTCTCTGCATGAGCATGAAGAAGTTTCATATGAGGGTGAGGAGCAAAAAACAAGACAGACTCTGATGTAAGTAGAAGTAATTTTTGCTGCTGGAGACTGAATTGAAGCAAAGACactgttatacaaataaataaaccacaGTTGAAAAGATGacataaatactgtaaatgttcAAAGACCTAGtctaagacaaaataaaaatggttttcaaaaagtaaaaaagattGCTGCAACGTTTTCCGTTAGTTTTGGTTAAGTTCTGCTTTAAAAGCTTTGTCAGGTCAatcttttatttactgttgtgtgtgttcatgcctatttgtgtgtatgcacaTCTGTTCCTGACTGTTTCAGTATTGTTAAATAGAGCATCAGTTTAAGATAGAAGAGATTATTGTCTTTGCATTTATTAATCTTTGATGCTgctctttttcttcatgtttggtCTGATTTCTGAACTTCAGATCAGAGTTGCCTAACCAAAGGGAAAACATTAGTTTAAATGAGTCTACTCGTGGACAGTAATTAATTTAATCTGGTGACAAAGATGTGACTAACAAAAAAACTCCTCAtcttttttgtacttttccGCTTTGTGTTTTGTAGAGACTGTCTGGTGGTTTGTTCGGGTCTTCCTGCTCATTCAGCCTGGTCATGTATGGGCCGTTTTACACTCTGCAGGTGTGAATAGTGACTGTATTCTTGCATTGTTGGCAACGAACTGAGCAGCACCAGGAAAACTTGCAGGAGCAGCGCTGCACCACCTCAGCCCGGCCTGCTCTGTATCCCGGCCCACAGCACACTAGCTCACATCCATCTGGTGCCAGCCGTGATGTCCCTGGGTGCGTTTCAAAACATGGCAGTATCAGTTTCTAGATCATTATTATTGATAACTGGATTAGCTGAAGtgctattttcttgtgacaTGGTTTGGCTGATCTTACCATTACATCTCCGACCAGCAGTCCCAGGGATACCATTATCAGGGTCGAGATGACAGAAATCTGGAGAGGGTGCAACATACAGGAGGTCCCTTGCAGCAGGGGGTTTGACATGGGGATCACGGGGTAGAAGAGCTGGCCTCAATCCAATTCGAGTCAAGCGGACCTAAGCAGATGATGATGTGAAATGACAGTGTGTTTCAAGGTTATAATGTATAACGGGGTAACTTTATATGTTGCAGAAGaagctaaataaaacaagtgAACAAGTCTTGTTTTGATACCTCTGTGGCTCCATCAAAGCGTTCCTTGAGCACAATGCCAACACGTCTGAACGGAGGCATGACTTTCCAGCAGGTTCTCAATTCACAGGAGCCAGAGACTCCATGACACTTGCACTCTACCTGCATGTTGTGAAGTATGGCCtaagaaagggagaaaaagaaatgtaacaGCCACACAGACTACTGAGATGGAAGTCAAAACTGATGCTAATCTCTCTAACCTTTCGACCAGCCTCATTGTTATGGAGATTCATGAGCGGGCGCCCTGCTGACAGCCCCTTAGCTCGTTCTGGTTCATCCACAAATGTTTGGGAGAAAGCCACACCATAGGACAGGTTGTCACTGCACCCTGACCACTGGAAGCCTGAAGTGGAGCCCAACAAGGTTTATCTATATCATTACATCCTGTAGATATATTTCAATTTATGTACCAATTAgggttgatttttatttttaaattcactCCAAGCCTTGTGAGGaagtaacaacaaaaccagGCATGTTCCTTATGGCAGCTAAGTGGAAAACACTTGCTGACATTCATGGTACATGCTTAAAAGTTTCGACCATCCAAACAGCCGTTTAATGCTCCATATGACTTAGAGTGGatttacttatttcattttcatgaaacAAAGACCAAGCTTACCTTCGGGGCTGACACCTCTGACCTTCCTGTCACAGCCACACCTCTCTAACTCCCCACGGGTGCAGGCCCGGGTCACAGCCATTGCCACAGCTGCTGAAGACAAAGCATGCACAAAGGCCGCCTCACGAGTGCCTGCAATCATACCAAATGAAAAGTAATTGTTACACTGTGTATGAATTTGTGCATCAGATGTTTAACTATTGTATCATGTCAGCAATGAATGCACCTTGGTTCATTACTCTGCCAAATACGTTGATCCCACGTGGGGTGGTGGAACAATTCCAGCGACGGTTTCTGAACTGGTGCTGGCACTAAGTTAGGCAATGACATGCATGAGAGAGACAATATGACTTTTCTGTAAAGTTTATCAGCTCTAAAACACACTGATAGTGATGTGTGACACGGACTCTATGCTCTCTTGCCATACCTCTTCGATGACCATTTCTGCTGCCTTGCGTACCGACTCCATGACCTCCCCCCGTGCCCTGCACACCCCCACCTGCCCTGGAGTCAGCCCCCTTAGCCGTCCACATTGGGCAGCACCAGACACGGGCCTGGAGCGAGGCAGCCTCGCCAGGGAGCTGGCACACAAAAATGGTAAGTATTACAGTGATTCACAACAGGTTTAcgtgagaaaaaggaaaaataaataaccaaatagaggttgggaaaataaataaataaataaataaataaaaaataaaaaaaaagaagtacagCATGTACAAAAAGGATGAGGAGGTAACAACTTGGCAAATTTTAGAGCGGAcggaaaaaaggaaacaaccagggaaaGACGACTGAGAAGGCACAGTGaaggcagagagaaagaaaagagaaaaggtcaCTAGAAGTGAGACAAAGAAAGAGAGGGGAGTGACTGAAAGAGATTTAGAGACATGTCACCATCTTTTAAAAGTTATAGCATGACAAACaaactctctctttctcttcctccccTGCACATTAGACTTACAGCCAGTTGGTTGCCATGGTGGGGTGGGTTGCCCATAGCAACAGGAGGAGGAGTGGTGCCGTGAGATTGACAGGGGAGACGGTTGGCATcagactgtctgtctgtccgtctccGTGCGTCAGGCTGGATCGTTGGACAGCACGCTGCCCGTCTCCACAATTGAAGCAATCTGTCCTGTCTGTGTGCTTGTTGTATTCTGGCCTTATGTTTCTAGTCCAGAGTTGGGGGATAATCCCCACATATCTGTTGAAATTTTGACAAATTAATGTCAAGTGCACTGCTGCACTTGCTCAGCCTCTTCTACATCACATTTGGAATATTTTCATAAGCTGGAACAAGTCCATTACAATACTGACGCTCATTTCAGTTGTTGCTAAATTACAAGTTTACTTatacttctttttttacctattttttttaccttacttaatttaattttattttacttcacaatatttcactttatttctagatctatctatctatctatctatctatctatctatctatctatctgtctgtctgtctgtctgtctgtctgtctgtctgtctgtctgtctgtctatctatctatctatctatctatctatctatctatctatctatctatctatctatctatctatctatctatctatctatctatctatctatctataagaCATTAAACAACATATAATAATACTTTTTTGGGTTGTATGAGTAGCATTGATTCTTACCCGTCTGTATCTCTGTAATAGCCAGGTGTTGTTTATGGACTGAGGTGAATCAAACtccaaaatgtattttaaaaaaaaggaagaaaaacaaaaaatgatcaGCCCAGTGGTTGCAGTTTGTTCTTCAGTGCTGTCAGCTAAAACATACTtacaaaaactttaaatcaaaactcatcctttaaatgtcaaaattattCCATATGTCCAACTTAAATCACAAATTAGGAGACTTtacacccccccaaaaaaagaatattaaaatcCAGAAGTGCCAATAAgagtcacttttttttccaaaaagaaaaaagaaaactgttctgtCATTCTGTCATTTTGTGCTCAATTCCGTCCCAAGAAAAATGTGTCTAATCCAGACAGGAATGTGTGAGAGCAGTGGGATGGCAGTGATGGGTTTTAAAGGAGGTAGAGAGTGAGGGTGGGTGAAGGAAGACAGGCGTGATCCAGGGTGTGGAGTGATGCCGAAacagggaggaggaggtgacTTTTGAAAAAGATTGCACTTGTAAGTATTAAAACCGTGagttttttacagtgtttgtttgACATGATACTTGAAATATGATCCTAGTCTAGAGATAAATATACTGTATTCCACTATTTAACCGTCATAAATCTGTTGGTGCGCATGCTATATGTGCTCTAATTGTTTCTTAGCGCttgcatgtttatgtgtgtgcatttgctGCAGAGAAACTCTAAACAATCCGAAGTGGAGCtgttttgttccttttgtttaacttttcaaATGAATTATCAAACTGTATGATGGCTGGCAAAGTCTCATCATCAATGAATATGATAAAGCATTCCTGTTTTCACATACATGTATGTGAGAAAGTATCTTACCTAATGTTTAATTTTCCCAAACTTTGTTGCTCATTTTACGAgttccccctcctcttcctctgtgtcCCCCACATTTGCCCCCTAGTTCTCCTTCTCTCCCACTCCTTATATTGTCTTAGAAGAAGGGGTGACATTTAGACAAGGGGAAGAAAACACACTCCCGACAAATATTGGAACTGAGGCAAATAAATCACAAGATAGGAGGGAGCGAGGGAAGGCGTGAGGAAAAAGTGAATGGTTGTTACACTCTGGTTTGAGAAAAGCagtaaagattaaattaaacaggTTTGTCAAAAATAGATTTAGGAACTAAATTTAATGACATGCGTGTGAACTGAATATTTGAGGGGAGTCTGAAATTCTACTGACTGATGCTGTAACCGGAACTGACTACATGTTTCtgtgtaaacaacaaaaatttgCTCTTCAAAGTTCAATGTAACAGcacttgtttaatatttatatgtCTGCCTTTATATGTTGTATAAGCAGAGACAGGAATTAAGTGAAAAGTTAATGACACAGTGAATCTCATCTATGTGTCAGAATAGCATAACTGCGACTAGTTAGTGCTGACAGTGAAAGAGTATATGGTTTTATCAATAAAAGTGTTGCAGATTAActttcattttgtgtgtttgtgtttccgTTTTGGTTTATAAACGAGTGCTTCACGTTTATTCCACATTGGATATGACACTTCTAGAAAGTTACAGgtatttgcatttaattttacaacTGTTTGTATCTTGGTTTATTAAAGTGATCACCTTAAGGACTACATCAAACaaacattgaaaaataaaacagtaattttTGATATTTCTATCCCCCCAAAACAGAGATATAATAAATCACAATATAAACATCACTGAACCTCTGGtgtgctgtttttctgtaactTTTTTTCACCAGTCATCAatgatatttatttgtttgacttAAATTTACTTGCAACAAATCACATAAATGTATCTGTTGTTAGCAAGCAGAGCAACcgaattctttttatttcctgctCTGTCCTACAAGTGATTTGGAAACAGTTTGTTGGGAATAGTTTAAATGCAACATAAATGCACcttatcaaataaaaacatttgtacTTGTGAGAAACATTGACTTTATAAACAGTTTATGGTCAGAAGCACAAcatataaatcaaatcaaatcaaattttatttatatagcacttttcatacataagtagcacaaagtgctttgcgaaataaaacaatgtttgcaaatagaagataatataaaaca
Encoded here:
- the wnt4b gene encoding wingless-type MMTV integration site family, member 4b, whose amino-acid sequence is MPTVSPVNLTAPLLLLLLWATHPTMATNWLSLARLPRSRPVSGAAQCGRLRGLTPGQVGVCRARGEVMESVRKAAEMVIEECQHQFRNRRWNCSTTPRGINVFGRVMNQGTREAAFVHALSSAAVAMAVTRACTRGELERCGCDRKVRGVSPEGFQWSGCSDNLSYGVAFSQTFVDEPERAKGLSAGRPLMNLHNNEAGRKAILHNMQVECKCHGVSGSCELRTCWKVMPPFRRVGIVLKERFDGATEVRLTRIGLRPALLPRDPHVKPPAARDLLYVAPSPDFCHLDPDNGIPGTAGRRCNGTSRLAPDGCELVCCGPGYRAGRAEVVQRCSCKFSWCCSVRCQQCKNTVTIHTCRV